The nucleotide window CAGTAAAGACTCTCTGGCTGAGTCCTAAAGAACATAAAAGAGAGGCTAAAAGGAGGAGGAGTGACTGGCAGAGTGAACTTGGCATATATCAAGACCTGAAGGAGAAAGAGTGGCAGGTTCCAAGAACTGAGAAATACTCAATGTGGCTAGTGTGTAAAGTATGAGGGAGGGACGATTCAACTATAGAGGTAAGCAGGGTAAGAACATGAATGGCCCTCTAAGTAAAAACATACAGTGACAAGAAGCCGTTGAATTTTTAGATGATTGACAGATTGGCAGTTTTGAAAATGCTTGGGTTGCAGTGTAAAAAATGAGTTGTATGGTGTGTATGGAGTCAGAAGGAACTGCTGAAATGGTGAATCCAGATGAGAGGTAATGGTAGTCTGAATTAAGAATTGGAGATAAATGAATCTGAGAGATTGTACCACCTGGTAGCCAAATATATGTGGCGTAAGAGAATCCAGGCTTTTTTTGAGCAACTGAATCTGTGATGTCACTGAGAACAGAAGGAAGGTCTGTTTAGAAGGAAGAAGACGCATTCAGGTTGGGGAGTGTGGTTTATGAATCCTGTGATATCTAGTTGTCAGATGGATAAATAGGTCTGGAGTTTAGGAGGAGGATCTGGGCTAATGTCATAAAATGGGGGTGTCTTCAGCATAGTTGGTCTTTGAAACGAAGTCCAGTAAGCATGTGTAAACTGGGAGAGTTTTGAGGCTCTCTGAACATTAAGAGAGAAGTAATgtccagaaagggaggaaaaaaaaactcagaaaattttGAGGTAGTAGAAATGAGACTATTTCACGAAGAAGACAATACTTAATAGCAGATGATGCCGAGAGTTAATTTAAGATGACTGAAAGGTATATATTGGACTTAGCAACAAGGATGACGTTGGTCACCTCGAGGTCCTTGATGCAGTAGACAGGGTGGAAGCAAGGCTGGAGTGGCTGTGAGAGAAGAGGGCACAGATGACTCTTAAGGTTGTCTTTGAAGGGCATGGAAGAATAGGACAGTTAATAAATGGAAtagatggaggtggtggtggtagtttTTGGTGGATACCTGATTGAGAGAAGAGAGGCAGCATTAAGTGGTTTATAAGCATGAGTTCTGGAGCCAGgttacctgggtttgaattctagctctaCAATTTACTAACTtatcctgggcaagtcacttgacctcagaattgtaaggattaaattagttaaagaatatttaaaggggcttccccagtggcgcagtggttaagaatctgcctgccaatgcagggcacacgggttcaagccctggtccgggaagatcccacatgccgcggagcaactaagcccgtgtgccgcaactactgagcctgcgctctagagccctcgagccacaactactgaagcctgcgcgcctagagcccatgctccgcaacaagagaagccactgcagtgagaagccctcacaccgcaacaaagagtagcccccactcgccgcaacagagaaagcccgcgtgcagcaatgaagacccaatgcagccaaaaataataaataaataaaataatttaaaaaaaaagaatatttaaaatatgccaGATGCATAGTAGGCAGTATATAAAAGTTAGCTCTTATTGAGGCATTTGAAAAATGTGCTTTCCTAAGGAGTTAAGAGGTTATGTATCCAGAGCACAGGCAGAAGAGTTAGCCTTAGATAGGGCAGCCATTTCTCCCATTgtgatgaaggaagaaaggaagagtgcAGGTGTAGGAGTTTCTAGGTTGGTTAACATGTTGAAGGAGTTCATGTGTGATGGCTTCTATTTTCTGTGAAGTAGGTGGTCATCTGCTGAGAGGAAAAGAAGGGTTTGAAGTGGTAGGGTAGGAATGGAACTGATGTTGCAGACAGGGTTCATATGAGGATGATGACCATGAATGTATATAGTAGCACCAATCTGCAGTTGTGTGACTTTCTCTAGCAGTGTTCAGCAACCTAGGCAGATTGCTGGATTTAGCCAGAACTGAAATTTGGCTAGCTGGGCACAACCAGATGGGAAAGAACTGAGGGCTGTTTTGCAGGTTGctggtctgatttttttttaaaaaaggtatccCACACCTTTTTATATAGCTGCTTTGGTATGATTAGTGAGATCCAACCTCAGTCCTGGTTGGCCCTGTATACACTATATTCTCCCACCTGTCCTTGGTTTGCCTACCATATCTAAGGTAGACTCATTCTTCAGATTTTCATTGTCCCTCAGGAACCCCTGCTTCCAACTAAATCAAGCCTGTAGACCTTGTGTTCATCTTCTCTAGCACCGACAGTCTGCCACTATATCATGTGTGTGCCTTCTGCCTCCCTGTGAGAAGGCAGCTTCCTGATCATACCCCCTATTCCCCTCCACAGGGTTGGGCACACAGCTGGTGCTGCTGGGAGACCCAACCCCTGCCCCTCCAGGGCACTCACCATTATAGGAGAGTGTGAGGCTCTCCAGAGACACCCAGGAGCTCAGCAGGTGGCACAGTGTCAGAGCCGCCTCTGTGGAGAGTGGAACCGTGAAGAGCTCCAAGGTGGAAATGCTGCGGAATCTTTGGGAGgcctccagtgctggaagccccAGGCAACTGGGATCTGATCCATCCAGTGCTCCACAAGCCACTTCCCCGATCTCCATCTCTTCCCCATCCTCTTTCTCACCCGCCACAATGAAAACAAAGTCATATAGGTCTTCAGATTCAGCACCAGACCCCTGACGGGTGCGAGCACCCTTCTTCCCTGCAGCTCGCTTAAAACGCTTTAGGGGCTTAGGCTGTGGGGCTGAGCTAGCTGGAGCCCGTTTAGATGAGGATGTGGAAGAAGAAGCAGAGGCAGAGGAGgtggtggctggagcagagggtggGCGTTTGGTGCCAGGAGCCTCATGGGAAGTGGCTGGAGGGAGCGGCTCCCTCTTAGGGTCTGTCCCGCCTGCTGTCAGACTCTCCTGTGTGCTCCGGCGTGTTACCCGAGCGGCAGGTGCACCTCTGGCCGTCTGCTTGGCTTCACTCTTCCGCCGGGAGGCCATCAGGGCTGCAGCACATCGCTCAGCAGCATCCCGGCGAGGCCGGCGTGAGCCCAGCAGGAGGGACCCTTCATCTCGGGATGGGGCCCGGCCTCGGGAGGCCTCTCCACAGAGGCGGCAGGGTGGGCCACCGGGGCCTGGCTGCCAGAAGCCAGCACTCATGGTGAGGATAAGAATGAAAAGGGCTGACTCAGGTACAGGCCAGGAGTACAGCGACACCTGGCTGACAGCCCCATGGTGAATAAGCTGATGCAACAGCTGCCGAAGTGACTGCTGAGCAGCCACATCAGAGAAAAGCAGGTGGCGGAACTTGAGGGTGTGCAGGGAACTGGCCAGGGTCTCCAGAACCCTGCGATTGGGCTCAGCCACCAGCTCAGTCGCACCCTGCAGCATGTTGCAGATGGTGAGCTGCCGGACATGGCGGGAGCTATGCAGGAGAGGTGAGAAGCGCTGGTCACAAAGACGCCTGTCAGAAGACACATCAATGGTCCCACGTAGAACATGGGAAAAAAAGGCCTCCATAAACTTGGCTCGCCAACAGGTCACGCTCTGAAAGCAGAGAACATTCCAGACAGCTGTGATACTAAGTGCTACCCATGGAACccagtttccttccttccaatAGCTAGCTGTTTACCGAGCCCGGTAACATTCTAAATAATGTATGcaagttcatttaatcctcacatcttTGAGGTATATATTACTATTAgatccattttacaggtaagaaaaccaaGACACAAATGTTATTGCCTGTGGTTACACAGTTAAGGGGCAGGATTAGGATCTGAACccaggagggaattccctggtgattcagtggttaggactctgagctctcacttctgagggccc belongs to Pseudorca crassidens isolate mPseCra1 chromosome 2, mPseCra1.hap1, whole genome shotgun sequence and includes:
- the LRRC41 gene encoding leucine-rich repeat-containing protein 41 isoform X2, translating into MAAPEAWRARSCWFCEVAAATTMEATSREAAPAKSSASGPSAPPALFELCGRAVSAHMGVLESGVWALPGPILQSILPLLNIYYLERIEETALKKGLSTQAIWRRLWDELMKTRPSSLESVTCWRAKFMEAFFSHVLRGTIDVSSDRRLCDQRFSPLLHSSRHVRQLTICNMLQGATELVAEPNRRVLETLASSLHTLKFRHLLFSDVAAQQSLRQLLHQLIHHGAVSQVSLYSWPVPESALFILILTMSAGFWQPGPGGPPCRLCGEASRGRAPSRDEGSLLLGSRRPRRDAAERCAAALMASRRKSEAKQTARGAPAARVTRRSTQESLTAGGTDPKREPLPPATSHEAPGTKRPPSAPATTSSASASSSTSSSKRAPASSAPQPKPLKRFKRAAGKKGARTRQGSGAESEDLYDFVFIVAGEKEDGEEMEIGEVACGALDGSDPSCLGLPALEASQRFRSISTLELFTVPLSTEAALTLCHLLSSWVSLESLTLSYNENCLEQLEMGFPRGAQPAPLLCSVLKASGSLQQLSLDSATFASPQDFGLVLQTLKEYNLALKRLSFHDMNLADCQSEVLFLLQNLTLQEITFSFCRLFEKRPAQFLPEMVAAMKGNSTLKGLRLPGNRLGNAGLLALADVFSEDSSSSLCQLDISSNCIKPDGLLEFAKRLERWGRGAFGHLRLFQNWLDQDAVTAREAIRRLRATCHVVSDSWDSSQAFADYVSTM